In Ascochyta rabiei chromosome 2, complete sequence, one genomic interval encodes:
- a CDS encoding exosome catalytic subunit dis3: MEYFSLKRSTAADRGHANLSSKVYVRSTKSGKVQKIVRELYLRQDIPCSSNLCRECLEIAPTDYSKKVAPFVLSDTPAGSKNFPNGQYLVPDTNAFLTGMDLFEVETAFHDVIVLQTVLEEVKNRSLPLYHRLIALTKNEGKRFYVFFNEFRQETHVPRDQGESINDRNDRAVRVAVQWYNQHITEAVTARSKKQKRVPTVVMITDDRDNLRKAKAESVPGMTLSDFVSGLENADELLDMISAAQEQREVRSKKPEVFYPDHFSISKMMTGVKAGTMHQGIFNVSQYNYLEGSVNVPAFEKSLIILGRENSNRAVSGDVVVVEVLPQDQWKAPSTKIVEEDTVAKNDNAEQEEGENVVNEREKRALQEEVKRAHGQSTEGKAQPTARVVGIIKRNWRQYVGHIDRDSVRSTAKTSRQQQTVFLVPMDKRVPKIRIRTRQAGELLGQRILATIDSWEKDSRYPVGHFVRSLGELESKGAETEALLLEWDVQYKPFPKTVLDCLPAEGHDWKVPASTEDPGWKGRRDLRDLIVCSIDPPGCVDIDDALHARKLPNGNFEVGVHIADVSHFVKPNNAMDKEASQRGTTVYLVDKRIDMLPMLLGTDLCSLKPYVERYAFSVIWEVNENADIINSHFTKSVIRSREAFSYEQAQLRIDDASQQDELTTGMRTLLMLSQKLKQKRMDAGALNLASPEVKVRSESETSDPVDVHVKKSLATNSLVEEFMLLANISVAARNYEAFPQTALLRRHAAPPKSNFEELANQLKVKKGLELRSDSSGAVADSLDQCVDPNNPFFNTLVRIMATRCMMSAEYFCAGTQAYPEFRHYGLASEIYTHFTSPIRRYADLEAHRQLAAAIEYEQLDASLHSKAKLEAVCKNINVRHRNAQMAGRASIEYYVGQALKGKDLEEEGFIMKIFSNGFVVFVPRFGIESLIRLRDLATPEPDAEFDADNYQLNIKGELNRSVELFEKVMVRITDEMEESTGKRKVKLTLV, encoded by the exons ATGGAGTACTTCAGCCTGAAGAGGTCGACTGCCGCCGATCGCGGTCATGCCAACCTGTCAAGTAAGGTTTACGTGCGCTCAACGAAGAGTGGCAAGGTCCAGAAGATTGTGAGGGAGCTGTATCTGCGACAAGACATCCCATGCTCTTCGAATCTGTGCAGAGAGTGCCTGGAAATCGCGCCGACAGATTACTCGAAGAAGG TTGCCCCATTCGTACTTTCAGATACACCAGCTGGATCGAAGAACTTTCCGAACGGACAGTACCTAGTGCCCGATACCAATGCATTTCTTACAGGAATGGATTTGTTCGAAGTCGAAACAGCATTTCATGATGTCATAGTACTTCAGACTGTACTTGAAGAAGTCAAGAACCGGTCGCTACCACTGTACCACCGTTTGATTGCCCTGACGAAGAACGAGGGGAAGCGCTTTTATGTCTTCTTCAACGAGTTCCGCCAGGAGACCCACGTCCCGCGCGATCAAGGAGAGAGTATCAATGATCGCAATGATCGAGCTGTTCGTGTAGCAGTACAGTGGTACAACCAGCACATCACTGAAGCGGTGACTGCACGAAGCAAGAAGCAAAAGCGTGTGCCAACCGTGGTCATGATTACTGATGACAGGGACAATTTGCGCAAGGCGAAGGCAGAGAGCGTCCCTGGCATGACGTTGTCTGACTTTGTGTCTGGTCTTGAAAACGCCGACGAGCTGCTCGACATGATCAGTGCTGCACAAGAGCAGAGAGAAGTCCGCTCGAAAAAGCCCGAGGTGTTCTACCCAGATCACTTCTCGATATCGAAGATGATGACTGGTGTAAAAGCCGGTACCATGCATCAGGGAATATTCAACGTCTCACAGTACAACTACTTGGAGGGCTCGGTGAATGTTCCTGCATTCGAAAAGTCCCTTATCATCCTAGGCCGCGAGAACAGCAACCGAGCAGTTTCTGGCGACGTCGTAGTTGTGGAAGTATTACCACAGGACCAGTGGAAGGCACCCTCAACAAAGATCGTCGAGGAAGACACGGTAGCCAAGAATGACAACGCcgagcaagaagaaggcgagAACGTCGTGAATGAGAGGGAGAAGCGAGCGCTGCAAGAGGAGGTCAAGCGTGCACATGGGCAAAGCACTGAAGGCAAAGCGCAACCAACAGCACGTGTTGTGGGTATCATCAAGCGTAACTGGCGGCAGTACGTAGGACACATTGACCGCGACTCTGTGCGTTCGACGGCAAAAACGAGTAGGCAGCAACAGACGGTTTTCCTCGTACCAATGGACAAGCGCGTCCCAAAGATCAGAATACGCACCCGCCAGGCTGGAGAGCTTCTCGGTCAGCGTATTCTCGCAACCATCGACTCTTGGGAGAAGGACTCGAGATATCCCGTTGGCCACTTTGTGCGCTCGTTGGGCGAGCTCGAGTCTAAGGGTGCTGAGACGGAAGCTCTCTTGTTGGAGTGGGACGTACAGTACAAGCCGTTCCCTAAGACAGTACTAGACTGCCTGCCTGCTGAAGGCCATGATTGGAAGGTACCCGCGAGCACAGAAGATCCAGGCTGGAAAGGACGAAGAGATCTGCGTGATCTAATCGTCTGCAGCATTGACCCTCCCGGTTGTGTCGACATCGACGACGCGTTGCACGCAAGGAAGCTACCCAACGGCAATTTCGAGGTCGGCGTGCACATTGCTGACGTGTCGCACTTCGTCAAGCCAAACAATGCCATGGACAAAGAGGCTAGCCAACGTGGTACAACGGTCTATCTTGTTGACAAGCGTATCGACATGTTGCCGATGCTGCTTGGAACAGATCTCTGCTCCCTGAAGCCATACGTCGAGCGATATGCATTCTCCGTTATCTGGGAGGTCAACGAGAACGCTGACATCATCAACTCTCATTTCACCAAGTCCGTGATTCGATCGAGGGAAGCCTTCAGCTACGAACAGGCACAGCTACGTATCGACGATGCATCTCAACAGGATGAGCTCACAACCGGGATGCGAACACTGTTGATGCTGTCTCAGAAGTTGAAGCAAAAACGAATGGATGCTGGAGCACTGAACCTTGCTTCCCCCGAAGTTAAGGTACGGTCAGAATCTGAGACTTCTGATCCAGTTGACGTTCACGTCAAGAAGTCACTTGCAACCAACTCTCTAGTTGAAGAATTCATGTTGCTCGCCAACATCAGTGTCGCAGCAAGGAACTACGAAGCGTTTCCGCAGACCGCTTTGTTGCGTCGTCACGCTGCGCCACCCAAGTCCAACTTCGAAGAGCTCGCAAACCAGCTCAAGGTGAAGAAGGGCCTAGAACTGCGAAGCGACAGCTCTGGCGCAGTAGCAGACTCTCTCGACCAATGTGTGGACCCGAACAACCCATTTTTCAACACTCTTGTCAGAATTATGGCAACACGTTGCATGATGTCCGCCGAGTACTTTTGCGCGGGGACACAAGCATACCCTGAGTTCAGGCATTACGGTCTTGCGAGTGAGATTTACACTCATTTCACGTCGCCCATCCGTCGTTACGCCGATCTCGAGGCGCATCGACAGCTTGCCGCGGCCATTGAGTACGAACAGCTTGACGCCAGTCTGCACTCAAAGGCCAAGCTCGAAGCCGTCTGCAAGAATATCAACGTTCGTCATCGCAACGCACAGATGGCTGGACGTGCCTCGATCGAGTACTACGTCGGCCAAGCGCTCAAGGGCAAGGATCTCGAGGAAGAAGGTTTCATCATGAAGATCTTTTCGAATGGGTTTGTCGTCTTCGTGCCGCGCTTTGGTATCGAGAGCTTGATTCGTCTGAGGGATCTGGCTACGCCTGAGCCCGATGCCGAGTTCGACGCCGACAACTACCAACTGAACATCAAGGGCGAGCTGAACAGGAGTGTAGAGCTGTTCGAAAAGGTCATGGTCCGGATCACGGACGAGATGGAGGAGAGCACAGGAAAGAGGAAGGTCAAGTTAACGCTGGTGTAA